One genomic segment of Arthrobacter sp. JZ12 includes these proteins:
- a CDS encoding M3 family metallopeptidase, protein MSNPFASPSTLPYQLPPFAEIREEDFLPAFEAGMSEHLAEIDAILAGSEPATFDNTIVALELAGQTLRRVALVFHNNSSAHATEGIQAVEQEIAPRLAAHQDAINLNAALFARVCEVDTAGLDAESARLADEYRKRFIRAGAQLDEVAQQRLRELNSELSRLSTEFGQRLLRDTNDSALLVEDPAQLDGLSGDDLAAAATAAENAGHPGGYLLTLILPTSQPAMEVLTNRETRRRLHEASISRGSRGNENNTVSVAAQMAALRAERAALLGFGNHAELATDDQTAPSLEAIHDMLDRLAKPAVRNARAEAELLEKAAGHPIEAWDWAFYSEKVRAEKFDVDLAALRPYFELDRVLTDGVFFAANRLYGLTFHEREDLQGYHPEVRIWEVREEDGTGLGLFLGDYYTRDTKNGGAWMNSFVEQSRLEGTRAVVVNNLNVPRPPAGEPTLLTYDQVRTAFHEFGHALHGLFSDVTYPLFSGTSVPRDFVEYPSQVNEMWMLWPEVVRNYARHHQTGEPLPQETIDKLVAAQQWGEGFATTEYLGAALLDLAWHELPPGTHIEDPLAFEKQALHDAGVDFAPVPPRYRTGYFKHIFAGGYSAAYYAYIWSEVLDADSVEWFKESGGLTRENGEHFRRTLLSRGYSMDPLEAFASFRGRAASIDPLLERRGLTDQS, encoded by the coding sequence ATGAGCAACCCTTTTGCAAGTCCCAGCACGCTCCCCTACCAGTTGCCTCCGTTCGCCGAGATCCGGGAAGAGGATTTTTTGCCCGCCTTCGAAGCCGGGATGAGCGAACACCTTGCCGAGATCGACGCCATCCTGGCTGGTAGTGAGCCGGCAACATTCGACAACACGATCGTTGCCCTCGAGCTGGCCGGACAGACCCTGCGCCGGGTTGCGCTGGTGTTCCATAACAACTCGTCGGCCCACGCCACCGAAGGAATTCAGGCGGTGGAGCAGGAGATCGCCCCGCGGCTGGCGGCGCACCAGGACGCCATCAACCTCAACGCTGCATTGTTCGCGCGGGTTTGCGAGGTTGATACCGCCGGGTTGGATGCCGAATCTGCACGGCTCGCCGATGAGTACCGGAAGCGCTTCATCCGTGCCGGAGCCCAGCTCGACGAGGTAGCCCAGCAGCGCCTTCGCGAACTCAACAGCGAACTGTCACGCCTGAGCACGGAGTTCGGGCAGCGGCTCCTTCGGGACACCAACGACTCCGCGCTGCTGGTGGAGGATCCTGCCCAGCTCGACGGGCTCTCGGGCGACGACCTGGCCGCGGCGGCAACTGCTGCTGAGAACGCCGGCCATCCGGGAGGCTACCTCCTGACCCTGATTCTGCCCACCTCCCAACCCGCAATGGAGGTTCTCACCAATCGCGAGACACGGCGGCGGCTCCACGAGGCATCGATCAGCCGCGGCTCGCGCGGAAATGAGAACAACACCGTGTCGGTGGCAGCACAGATGGCTGCCCTCCGTGCTGAGCGGGCCGCCCTCCTCGGTTTCGGGAACCACGCCGAGCTGGCCACCGACGACCAGACGGCACCGTCGCTCGAGGCGATTCACGACATGCTCGACAGGCTCGCCAAGCCTGCGGTGAGGAACGCCCGGGCGGAGGCCGAGCTCCTTGAGAAGGCCGCCGGGCACCCGATCGAGGCATGGGACTGGGCCTTCTATTCGGAGAAGGTCCGCGCGGAAAAGTTCGACGTCGACCTTGCAGCGTTGCGCCCCTACTTCGAATTGGATCGCGTGCTGACCGACGGCGTCTTCTTTGCGGCTAACCGCCTCTACGGGCTGACGTTCCACGAGCGGGAGGACCTGCAGGGCTACCACCCCGAAGTTCGGATCTGGGAGGTCCGTGAGGAGGACGGCACCGGTCTTGGCCTTTTCCTCGGCGACTACTACACGCGCGACACCAAGAACGGCGGCGCGTGGATGAACTCCTTCGTGGAGCAGTCCCGGCTGGAAGGCACCCGCGCCGTCGTCGTCAATAATCTGAATGTCCCTCGCCCGCCGGCGGGCGAGCCCACCCTCCTGACCTATGACCAGGTTCGGACCGCCTTCCATGAGTTCGGGCACGCGCTGCACGGGCTCTTCTCCGATGTGACCTATCCGCTCTTCTCCGGGACCAGCGTTCCGCGCGACTTCGTGGAGTACCCGTCCCAGGTGAACGAGATGTGGATGCTCTGGCCCGAGGTGGTCCGGAACTACGCGCGCCACCACCAGACGGGCGAGCCCCTGCCCCAGGAGACGATTGACAAGCTCGTCGCTGCCCAGCAGTGGGGCGAAGGTTTTGCCACCACCGAGTACCTCGGGGCCGCGCTGCTTGACCTCGCCTGGCATGAACTGCCGCCCGGGACGCACATCGAGGACCCGCTGGCCTTCGAGAAGCAGGCGCTGCACGACGCGGGCGTGGACTTTGCGCCCGTCCCTCCCCGATACCGCACCGGCTACTTCAAGCACATCTTCGCGGGCGGCTATTCCGCTGCCTATTACGCCTACATCTGGAGCGAAGTGCTCGACGCCGACAGCGTCGAATGGTTCAAGGAGTCCGGCGGCCTCACCCGCGAGAACGGCGAACACTTCCGCAGGACCCTCCTCTCGCGGGGTTACAGCATGGACCCGCTGGAAGCCTTCGCGTCCTTCCGGGGGCGCGCTGCCAGCATCGACCCGCTCCTTGAGCGGCGCGGGCTGACTGACCAGTCATGA